ACGATGAACGGGACCAGCGTCGGCGGGCGGAACCCGTCGGCCGCGAGTTCGTCGACGACCGTCGGGTAGAACCGCTCGCACACCCGTGTTGTGTGTTCGGCCCATTTCGCCATTTCCGGGACCGCGGTCGTGTCCACCGCGAACTCGATCGGGTGCCGGAACCGGGCCAGCGCCGGTTCGGAGTCGATCGCGATCTCGCTAATCATGAGCGGGTGCTGCTGGGCGACCGGGCACACTCGGACCGCGATCACCTTTCGCCCGCCTGCGTCCCCGCGCGCCGTTCCTCCGGTAAATTGGGCGAGCGGCTCGAAAACCGCACCGTCCGCGGACGCTTCCAACCGTCCGCCCGTCAGCCCCCACCCGCCGTTTACACCGCCGGTGCGCACGTCTACACTTCGCACCGCGACCGCGCGATCGAACACGAGCGTGAAGTGGTCCGCTGGGCCGGGGTTCGTGGCCGACGCGAACGCCGTTGTGGGGTCGCCGTCGAACACGAACTGGCGGATCTGCCCGGCGTTCGTTCGGAGGCTCGTCTCGACAGTTACCGGGATCGAAGGCTTGGCCGGTTTAGAGGCGGCGGTTACGGACGCTTCGCCCGGTGCGCGAATTTCTTCGTTAACTAGTTTTCCGCTGGTCGCGTTCCACTTCCCCGAGACAACCGCGATCGCGCACAAGCCACCAAAAACGAGCAGCCCGATCGCGATTTTCACTTTGGTCGAAACGGTCGGAACCAGTCGGCGCATCAGTGAAACGGCAGCGGGCGAAACGAGTCCCGGAGTAAGAGGCACGCCCGCGTTGCACAACACGGCGGCCTGTGTCGTCATGGTGGCGAGCTCCGCGGGGACGCTCGCCGCAGCGATTCCGCCCGTCAGGAGCGTGGTCAGCCCCGCGACCGACAGTGCGATTCCGCGCCGCGCGAGTCGGGCCTGGAGCAACTCGCGCCCCTGGCGGAGCCGCCGTTTCAGTGTGCTGGGCGAGCACCCGAGGTGATCGGCCGCTTCGTCGCCACTCATTCCTTCCAGGCAGCACAGCAACAGCGGCGCACGGCACTCTTCGGGCAACCCGGCCATCTCGTCATCGAGGATGGTCAGTAGTTCGCGGCTGCTGACTTCGGTGAGCGCATCGCTGCTCTCGCGGGGGGGCCGGTTCGCCTCGCGCACCTGACGCCGCGCGCGCCTCCGGCGCACGTCCCGGGCGAGTCGGTTGGCCGCTTCGTGGAGCCAGGTACCGACCGATTCGCGCCAGGTCACAGTGCCGGCTTTGCGCGCGAGCACCAAGAACGTCGCTTGGAACACGTCCTCGGCGTCTTCTGTGCGATCGAGCACGCGGCGGCACGCGCGCAGAACCATCGGGCCGTGTCGCTGGAGCACCGCGGCGAACGCGGCTTCGTCGTTGCGTGCCTGGAACCGCTGGAGCAGCTCGCGGTCGGACAGCTTGCTGTCGGCCGCCGGCACCTCGGGTTCGTTGAGTCGATTGACCGACATCAGCAGTCTCGTTTGTGGCGGGAGAGACATCCGGGTAAACACCGATCCCGACACGCGGAGCCGCAACGCGGGCGCCCAAAACAGTCGACCACCTAGTGAATGGTCGCCGACGGGAAATGGGGTCAAAATTCTCGCGACTTACTCGTGAGAATTACGGCGTTTTGGGATAAATCTTTGAGAGATAGGGATTTAAGCGAAGTCGCGATTTTGGTTCAGAGAGGAAAGAACATCACACCCGCTGTCCCAAATACCACTTCCGTAACCTGAATCTGCGTTCCGGGAAGAACCTGCTCGTTGCCCTCACCGCTGCGAGGGCAACGAGCAGGCGATCAGCATTACCCGTGCGCGAAAGCCGATTCGATCGCGTGGCGGTCGAACCCTTCGGGGATGCGGTTATCGGCCGCGTACTGGTACAGCGCAGCGAGGAAGATCGTGTGCAGCGCCGAGCTGATCGCCATGTGCAGCAGGAACGCGATCCCGGCGGCCACCAGCATCGCGGCTCCCGGCACGGTCGAGCCTTGAATCAAGAGAAAAATCCCGACCACGAATAGCAGGATCACCGGCAAGAAGAGCAGGAACAGAATGAAGTTCAGGCCCATGTTGCCGACGAGCGCTTCGCCCCACGTCTTGCGCAGGAGCGACACCGACCGGCCCACCGCGGCGACCGGCCCGGTCTTCTCCACCACCAGCACCGGCACGACGAAGAACGTCATGATCGACCACGCACTACCCAGCAGCCACGCGACGATTTCGCCGGCTTTCTCGTGCGCGTTCTCGATCACCTTCAGCAGCACGCCCACAGTGGCCGACACCACAGCCCACGCGAAGATTTGCGGGAGCCGGGCGAACGCCATGCGGAACCCGTCGCCGAGGCTCGGGGTTTCACCGTTGAACCGGAGCATCGCGCAACTAATAAGGGCCGAGTTGCAGAAGATGATGACGAAGTACGTGCAGAAGTAGAACGCGAACGAAACCGCGTACACCCAGACCGGCGGCCGGTTGTTGTTCTTCTGGAGCTGCGCCTGGAACTGGTTCCAATCGACTAGCGTGGCCAGCGGCACCGCGAAACTGAGCATCACGAGCAGGAACAGGAACCCGCTTACGAGCGGGAAGAACAGCAGGTGCTTGTCCCGCACGAGGACGCGCCAGGTGCTCCCGGCGAGGGAAAAACCGTTCGAGATGCGGTCGAACATGGACGACTCCGTTATTGACACGTGAACAGCGATCTGAGTTTACCACAAGAGCGCGCGGCCGCCACCGCGGAGGTGCGCCTTTCGGAGCTATTCGTTGCTCGGCCGTCGAGGTTAGCGAGAATTCGTCGGAACTGTTGTGTGATCTGCGTGAATTTGCTTCGTGTTGTCGGAATGCGTTACTTCAATTATCGCGACGGATAGGATTAGACATGCCGCGCACCCGTTCTGCGGCTTGGGACATCACTTCCCCGTGAAGCGAGCCGTAGTTCGGGTGCGCGATCCATTGCTCTGTCACGCAGAGTAGGCGAGTTCGGCGGCGGCGACGCCGCTCCCCGGTGTCACCTTCACGCCCGCTCCGCGGAGCACGTGCTCTAGCGCAGCGAGGACCGACAGCACGCAGATCGAGCGGCTGTTGTAGCCCATGATCCCGATGCGCCACGCCTTGCCCTTGAAGTCGCCCAACCCGCCGCCGATCTCGATGCCGAACTCGTTGAGCAGGTGCTTGCGGCCCGCGACGTCGTCGACGCCCGCGGGGATCTTGACCGCGTTCACCTGTGGGAGTCGGCACGATTCCGCCGCGATGTACTCCAATCCGAGCGCTTCCAGACCGGCCCTGAGCGCCGCGTGGTTGCGCAAGTGCCGAGCGTACCGGGCCTCCAGACCCTCTTCGAGTACCAACCGTAGCCCCTCGCGTAGCGCGTACACCATCGTGATGGGGGCCGTGTGGTGGTACGCTCGGTCCCCGCTCCAGTAGCTCTGGATCGAAGTGAGATCGAGGTACCAGCTCTGGACCTTCGTCTTGCGGCTCTTGAGCGCGTCCACCGCGCGCGGGCTGAAGCTGATGGGCGACATCCCGGGCGGGCAGCTCAGACCCTTCTGGGAGCAACTGAACGCAGCGTCCACTTCCCACTCGTCGAGCTTCACCGGCGTGCAGCCGAGCGTGGTCACGCAGTCGGTGATGAGCAGCGTACCGAACTCGTGGCACAGCTTGCCGACCTGCGAGATGTCCTGGAGCGCGCCCGTGGATGTTTCGGCGTGAACCAGTCCGAGCACCTTCGGGCGCGTTTCCTTCAGGATGTCGCGCAGCTCGTTGAGGTCGAAGACCTGGCCCCACGGCTTCTCTTTGACCGTGAGTTTCGCGCCCGTGCGCCCGGCCACGTCAATCATGCGCGTGCCGAAGTACCCGATGCTGCACACCACGACCGGGTCGCCCGGTTCGATCAGGTTCACGAAGCACGTTTCCATGCCGGCCATGCCGGTCGCGGACACCGGGAACGTGAGCTGGTTCTTCGTCTGGTACACCTCGCGCAGCATCGTCTGCGTTTCGGTCATGATCTCCAGGAACTGCGGGTCCAAGTGCCCGAGCAGCGGCGTGGACATGACCGAGAGGACGCGCGGGTGGGCGTCACTCGGACCGGGGCCGAGGAGCAGGCGCGGGGTGGGGTTGAGCTGACCGGGGAGGGTTGTCATGGTGTGGCTCGCGTTGGGACCGATGAACTCGTTCTGCTCTCATGAAAGGGTGAAGGGGCGCGTGGGTGAAGGGGGGAAATGACAAAAGTGTAGGGCTTTTGCCTTTTTTTACCCTTACCCTTCGACCCTTCGCTTCACCAATTCACTGACGGCTTTGAACTGTGGGTGGGTCGCGTCGGTCAGCCACTCGAACGCGACCGCTGCGACGGTGGTCGGGACCGCACCGGCCTGTTCGAGCCGGCGGAGCGCCGTGGAGTGATCGAGGTCGTATCGCGCCCCGAGCGCGTCCACCGGGAGGAACACGTGCAACCCGGCGCGGAGCAGGTCCAGGGCGGTCTGAGCAACGCACACGTGCGTTTCCATGCCGACAAGCACCACGTCCGGGCGCCGGAGCATTTCGAGTTCTTCGAGGAACGTCCCGGCCCCGCAGCAACTGAACGCGGTCTTCGCGGGCAGGTTGGCCGGGAGCCGGAGCGCGATTTCCGGGGCGGTGGGGCCGAGCCCCTTGGGGTACTGCTCGGTGGCGCGCGCGGGCACTTCCAGTAGCGCCGCGACGTCGAGCACGAAGCCCGTGTTCCGCAGGAGCGCCGGGGCGCTCGGGATCTTCGCCAGCAGTTTGTCCTGGATGTCGATCACGACGACGACCGACGTCTCCGCGCGCAGGCGCTTCACGGTGCTCATTCGTTACACTCGCGGTTCGAGGGCGCGCCGGAGCTGTTCCAAATCCTGGTCCAGTTCCGCGAGCCGGGCGTCCGACGGGGGGACCCCGCCGAACCGGTCTTGATAATACGCTCCCGCCCAGGCGATTGGAACCTCCGCGACGTCGGCGCACCCGGGGCGGGCGCGGAGCGCGTCGGCCGCGGTGACCGCGAACTCCATCGGAGTGTCCCCGGCCCCCGGTTCGATCCCGTGCGCAGCGAGCACCGCGACCAGCTCCCCGAACCACCGGGCCGGGGGCGGGGGAGCAGGTGGGGTCGATGCCCGCACGCGGCGCCACCGGAGCACGGCCCGCACGCTGAACACGAGCACGATCACGTTGACGAGCGCGAGGAGCGTGTTGACCCGGGTGAGCCAGTTCGCGAACCCCGCGAGTTCCTTGCGGCGCTGCTCCGGGGTGTAATCGGTCACGTAGTGCTGGAACTGCGTATCGACCCAGGCATTCGCCTTGTTCCACCAATCGTTGTCCGCATCGGTACTCGCGTCGCCGCCGGGCGTGGGGTCGAGGCTCCGCCAGTGGAAGAGGTGGGCCGGCCCGTCGGGGTGCCGGTTGGCTTCCGGGACGGGAACCGACACGAACGCTTCGGCCCAGGCGTGCGCGTGCTCCTGTTTCACGATGTATTTGCCGTCGCCCGCGTACTCGTGCCCCTTGAAACCGAGAACGAACACCGTGGGGATGCCCTGGGATCGCAACATGAGAACCAGCGCCGTAGCGAACCGCTCACAATGCCCCGCCTTGGAGTGGAAGAGGAAGTCCTCAATGGGGTCGATTTTAGCGTTCCCGCGCTTCAGGTCGGTGGTGTACCGCAGGGTCGGTGTGGTCGCGAGGTGCGCGGAGAACGCGCGGGCGATGAGGTCGTGGTGCTCGGGGCGCGGGAGGCGCCGTTTGGGATCGCGGAGCTTGGCCGGGTCGCGCCACTCGGCCGGGAGCTTGCCCCCTTCGATTAGCTCGACGAGGAGCTTGTCCGCGTACTCCTTCACGCGCTCCACGGGATTGGTGCGGAGTAGGTCGAGCGAGTCGTCGAGCCGGGAGTCGACGATCTGGAACGCCGGCCCGAGATCCGGGTCGGGGCGCGGCGCATACTCTTGGCGGTACTTGAGCGGGCGGGTGCGCTGGCGCGCGCCCGGATCCCAGTAGAAGGTACCGTCGGGACTGGGCATCCACCCCTGTTCGCCGTCTTCGGTCACGCCGACGAGCGGGGGCGGCTGGTTCGGGAGCCAGAGGATCGGGTCGGCAGCGAAATGTGCCTTCGATTTCGGGGGCAACTCAAACGCGAGCGTGAACTGGCCCGGGCCGAGGTCCGGGGCGGTCCACGGGTTTGATTGGCGCGCGGTCCGGACGAGGTTCGGTGAGCGCTTTGGTTCCATGTTCCACGCGCCGCCGGTGTACTGCTGGTGCGTGCGCCCGCGCCACCGCTGGTCGGGGCTGACGTCCGCCTTCGGCGACCCGTTGGGGTAGGTCGCGGTGACCTCGAACGCGGTTTCGGAGTTCGTTTTGAGCGCCCCGGTTCGGTTGAGGTCCACCATCTGGTCCGCGGCGTACCCGATCTCGACGCGGGGTTTTCCGAAGTCCGCTTTGGGGGCCGACGAGCGCGGGGTGAGCAGATAGATGGGGACCGCGACGACCCCTGCGCAAACGGCCCACACGAGGGCCGCGGGGAACCCTGTTCGCGTGCCGCGCGGGTCGCCGGACGCGGCCGCCGCGTGCGGAACCACTTTATTCGGGTCGGGGACCGGCGGGACGGCCCCGCTCGCGCACCCGAGGTAGAACAGCGAGAGGCTCCACACAGCCGCGACGAGGTACAGCCCGACGAGTACGAAGCACAGCGGCTCCTCGGCGAACGCAGCGGCCAGCCCGACGCCCGCCAGCGCCAGCCCGTGGAGCGACCAGTAGTCGCCCGCGTGCTTCTCGTCGCGGGCCACTTTCGCGGCCAGGAGCATCATCACCAGCGGGCCGAACATCGCGACCATGAGCACGTGCCAGCCCATGTGCGCGAACTCGCCCGTGTCGATCTCCCGCTTGACCCGGTACGCGACCCACAGGCAGAAGCACGCGCCGACCGCGCCCCCGAGCCGGTTCGCGGCGGGGATCGAGAGCAGTGTGAACCGCGTTTCAATGAAGTAAAGTGCGCCGAGTGCGAGTACGGCCAGCACCGCGAACCCCGCGACTTCCGGGAGCATGGGAGCTTGCGCGTACCCCAGAGTCACGCACGCCAGCGCGAGCGTCAGATACGTGCTGAACCGGAAGGTCGCTTCGGTCGGCATCGGGTGCCCCGTGGTGTGGCTCTTGTGGGTGTCGGTCGCGGGCTACGCGGTTTTGGGTGGTTGGTACCACGGGAGTCGGTCGGTGGGGCAAACGGTCGCGAACGGCTTGCCCGTGGACCGCGCCAGTGCGCCGGCGAACGGCGAATTCGACCGGCTACTCACGACGACTCGTGCCCCGCGTGCGAGGTGCCCCGCAAACACGGTCGCGCTCGGCGCTTCGACTTCTGGTCCGCCGGTTACGTCCGCGAGCGGGGCGAGCGCGGCCCGCATGTGCTCCTCGGAGTGCGCTGTCCCGGCTCCGTGCCCGGGCACCACAACGGTGATCGGGCTGTCGAACGCGCGCCGCCACGTCACCGCGATCGTGGCCGCGAGACTCAGCGCGGCTTCGAGCCGGTCGCGGTCCGCGGGCGTTGGGGTCGGAGGGAGCCAAGCTTCGACCACCAGCACTAGTTCCGGGGACGGGGCCGTGTCGTACTCGCGCACCATCGGTTCGCCGCGGCGGGCGGTCGTGCGCCAGTGGATGTCGCGGATCGGGTCACCGGTCCGGTACCCGCGCACCCCGCGCACTTCGGCCCGGTCCGTGGTCACGCGGCGGAGCACCTTGCGCGAGCGACCGTCGCCCCCCGCTTGTCGAATCACCCAGCGGCGCAGACCGTCCGGTTCGGCGACACCCGGAGCGGGGAGCACGATAACCTCGTCCGTCGCGTCGCCGGGGAGTTGACACGTCACGAACCCGAACGGGTAGCTCGACACGAGCACGACCGGTCCGCCGAACCGCCCGCGCATCGGGAACGCCCGCGACGCGGTGCAGTCCAGTGTCTTGGCCCCACGGACGCGGTACGCCAGAAAGTTCGTCGTGCCCGCGCGGGATCGGTCCTCGACCGCAACCGTTACCGCGCGGCGCCCGAGGTTCGTGACGCGCACGCCGTACTCGGACCGCTCGCCCGCGAACAGCGGCCCCACCGCGAGGCGCCTGGCGCTCGCGCGGCGCACGTTGATGCGCGCCAGGACGCCGTTCAGCACGACCAGTGCGATCATCACGTACACGATGAGAAGCACCAGGTTGATGCTCTTGTACCACGCGATCGCGCCGACCACCAGCGCCACGCCGAGCCACGCGACGCCGGCCGGCGTGAACTGCATCTGGGGGCCGTCGATCACGCCCTCGGAGCGCTTCATGCCGGCACCTTGAGTTTCGCGAGGATCTCGCGCACCACGGGGCCGGCGTCCGGGTGCCCGCCCGCGGCCCAGCTCCGCGTCACGAGGCGGTGCGCCAGGACCGGTTCGGCGAGCGCCTTTACGTCGTCGGGGACCGCGAAGTCGCGCCCGGCGGTGACCGCGAACGCCTGGACCGCGCGGTACATCGCGAGCGCGGCGCGGGTGCTCGCGCCCAGCGCGAGTTCCGGGTGCGTGCGGGTTCCGCCGATCAGGTCGAGGATGTATTCGGCAATGGACGGATCGACTCGCACCGTGCGCACGTGGGTTTGCAGTGCGATGACGTCAGCGGGCTGGAGGACCGGCTCGAGGGCCTCGACCGGTTCGCCGGCGCGGTGCTGCGTGAGGATCGCGCGCTCAGCCTCGCGGTCCGGGTACCCGACCTTCACGCGCAACATGAACCGGTCGAGTTGGCTCTCGGGCAGCGGGTACGTGCCCTCGAACTCGTGCGGGTTCTGGGTCGCGACGACGAGGAACGGCGGACCGAGCGGCCGCGTGTTGCCGTCCACGGTCACCTGCCGCTCCTGCATCGCTTCGAGCAGCGCGGACTGCGTGCGCGGGGTGGCGCGGTTGATTTCGTCGGCCAGAACCACTTCCGCGAACACGGGACCGGGCTGGAAGAGGAATTCGCTGGTCTGTGCCCGATAGATCGTGACCCCGAGCAAGTCGCCGGGGAGCAGGTCGGGCGTGAATTGGATGCGGTTGAATTTGCACGCGAGGCTGCGGGCGAGCGCCTTCGCGAGGAGCGTTTTGCCGACCCCCGGCACGTCGTCGAGCAGCAGGTGCCCGTCGGCGAGCAGTGCGACGGCGGCGAACCGCACGATATCGGGTTTACCCAGGAACACGCGCCCGACGTTCTTTTGCAGCGCGTCGAGGAGCGCGGCGAGTTCACGCGGGGAACGTGCGTTTGATGGTCCGTCGACTGGCATACGCGCGGTCTCACACAGGAGGAACGACCGCGGTAATATACGGTTACACTGATGAAATGGTTCTGTGAACCCTGCGCGCAAGAGCGGCAAACGAGTGAACCCCGCCCGCAAGGGCGGCGGGTGGCGTTGTGCAGGCGCTACCAGTTACGGTGAGCCGCTACACCGGCACCCGCCGCCCTTGCGGGCGGGGTTCACCTGTCGAATTACTGCTTGTCGAACTTGATCGTGCTGCCGATGCCGCCGCGCAGGTTCGGGTTCACCGGGCGGTTGGCCATCGCCTCTTCCGCGGCCTTGAGGTCCGCTTCGTGCTCGGCTTGTTCCGCCGCTTCCGCCGCCGCCTCTTCCTCGCTCGCGATCTTCTTGAGGCTCAGAGCGATGCGCCGGGTGGCCGCGTCCATGCTCAGCACCTCGACGATGACCGTTTGGCCCTCTTCGATCACGTCGCGCACGCGGCGCACGCGCTGGGTG
This region of Gemmata massiliana genomic DNA includes:
- a CDS encoding sigma-70 family RNA polymerase sigma factor → MSVNRLNEPEVPAADSKLSDRELLQRFQARNDEAAFAAVLQRHGPMVLRACRRVLDRTEDAEDVFQATFLVLARKAGTVTWRESVGTWLHEAANRLARDVRRRRARRQVREANRPPRESSDALTEVSSRELLTILDDEMAGLPEECRAPLLLCCLEGMSGDEAADHLGCSPSTLKRRLRQGRELLQARLARRGIALSVAGLTTLLTGGIAAASVPAELATMTTQAAVLCNAGVPLTPGLVSPAAVSLMRRLVPTVSTKVKIAIGLLVFGGLCAIAVVSGKWNATSGKLVNEEIRAPGEASVTAASKPAKPSIPVTVETSLRTNAGQIRQFVFDGDPTTAFASATNPGPADHFTLVFDRAVAVRSVDVRTGGVNGGWGLTGGRLEASADGAVFEPLAQFTGGTARGDAGGRKVIAVRVCPVAQQHPLMISEIAIDSEPALARFRHPIEFAVDTTAVPEMAKWAEHTTRVCERFYPTVVDELAADGFRPPTLVPFIVRRDPAALVAASRGRLIVSAGYFDANPHDVGAVVHATSYIVQAYHGRATPDWLVQGVADYIRFFKFEPGAIGPPDPDTARYDGDSKETAAFLAYLVDSYDPTIVRRLNAALREGRYTDDLWVSLTGKSLRELGEEWHRSLRR
- a CDS encoding DUF6159 family protein: MFDRISNGFSLAGSTWRVLVRDKHLLFFPLVSGFLFLLVMLSFAVPLATLVDWNQFQAQLQKNNNRPPVWVYAVSFAFYFCTYFVIIFCNSALISCAMLRFNGETPSLGDGFRMAFARLPQIFAWAVVSATVGVLLKVIENAHEKAGEIVAWLLGSAWSIMTFFVVPVLVVEKTGPVAAVGRSVSLLRKTWGEALVGNMGLNFILFLLFLPVILLFVVGIFLLIQGSTVPGAAMLVAAGIAFLLHMAISSALHTIFLAALYQYAADNRIPEGFDRHAIESAFAHG
- a CDS encoding pyridoxal-phosphate-dependent aminotransferase family protein — translated: MTTLPGQLNPTPRLLLGPGPSDAHPRVLSVMSTPLLGHLDPQFLEIMTETQTMLREVYQTKNQLTFPVSATGMAGMETCFVNLIEPGDPVVVCSIGYFGTRMIDVAGRTGAKLTVKEKPWGQVFDLNELRDILKETRPKVLGLVHAETSTGALQDISQVGKLCHEFGTLLITDCVTTLGCTPVKLDEWEVDAAFSCSQKGLSCPPGMSPISFSPRAVDALKSRKTKVQSWYLDLTSIQSYWSGDRAYHHTAPITMVYALREGLRLVLEEGLEARYARHLRNHAALRAGLEALGLEYIAAESCRLPQVNAVKIPAGVDDVAGRKHLLNEFGIEIGGGLGDFKGKAWRIGIMGYNSRSICVLSVLAALEHVLRGAGVKVTPGSGVAAAELAYSA
- a CDS encoding isochorismatase family protein, with translation MSTVKRLRAETSVVVVIDIQDKLLAKIPSAPALLRNTGFVLDVAALLEVPARATEQYPKGLGPTAPEIALRLPANLPAKTAFSCCGAGTFLEELEMLRRPDVVLVGMETHVCVAQTALDLLRAGLHVFLPVDALGARYDLDHSTALRRLEQAGAVPTTVAAVAFEWLTDATHPQFKAVSELVKRRVEG
- a CDS encoding transglutaminase TgpA family protein, translating into MPTEATFRFSTYLTLALACVTLGYAQAPMLPEVAGFAVLAVLALGALYFIETRFTLLSIPAANRLGGAVGACFCLWVAYRVKREIDTGEFAHMGWHVLMVAMFGPLVMMLLAAKVARDEKHAGDYWSLHGLALAGVGLAAAFAEEPLCFVLVGLYLVAAVWSLSLFYLGCASGAVPPVPDPNKVVPHAAAASGDPRGTRTGFPAALVWAVCAGVVAVPIYLLTPRSSAPKADFGKPRVEIGYAADQMVDLNRTGALKTNSETAFEVTATYPNGSPKADVSPDQRWRGRTHQQYTGGAWNMEPKRSPNLVRTARQSNPWTAPDLGPGQFTLAFELPPKSKAHFAADPILWLPNQPPPLVGVTEDGEQGWMPSPDGTFYWDPGARQRTRPLKYRQEYAPRPDPDLGPAFQIVDSRLDDSLDLLRTNPVERVKEYADKLLVELIEGGKLPAEWRDPAKLRDPKRRLPRPEHHDLIARAFSAHLATTPTLRYTTDLKRGNAKIDPIEDFLFHSKAGHCERFATALVLMLRSQGIPTVFVLGFKGHEYAGDGKYIVKQEHAHAWAEAFVSVPVPEANRHPDGPAHLFHWRSLDPTPGGDASTDADNDWWNKANAWVDTQFQHYVTDYTPEQRRKELAGFANWLTRVNTLLALVNVIVLVFSVRAVLRWRRVRASTPPAPPPPARWFGELVAVLAAHGIEPGAGDTPMEFAVTAADALRARPGCADVAEVPIAWAGAYYQDRFGGVPPSDARLAELDQDLEQLRRALEPRV
- a CDS encoding DUF58 domain-containing protein; its protein translation is MKRSEGVIDGPQMQFTPAGVAWLGVALVVGAIAWYKSINLVLLIVYVMIALVVLNGVLARINVRRASARRLAVGPLFAGERSEYGVRVTNLGRRAVTVAVEDRSRAGTTNFLAYRVRGAKTLDCTASRAFPMRGRFGGPVVLVSSYPFGFVTCQLPGDATDEVIVLPAPGVAEPDGLRRWVIRQAGGDGRSRKVLRRVTTDRAEVRGVRGYRTGDPIRDIHWRTTARRGEPMVREYDTAPSPELVLVVEAWLPPTPTPADRDRLEAALSLAATIAVTWRRAFDSPITVVVPGHGAGTAHSEEHMRAALAPLADVTGGPEVEAPSATVFAGHLARGARVVVSSRSNSPFAGALARSTGKPFATVCPTDRLPWYQPPKTA
- a CDS encoding AAA family ATPase, translating into MPVDGPSNARSPRELAALLDALQKNVGRVFLGKPDIVRFAAVALLADGHLLLDDVPGVGKTLLAKALARSLACKFNRIQFTPDLLPGDLLGVTIYRAQTSEFLFQPGPVFAEVVLADEINRATPRTQSALLEAMQERQVTVDGNTRPLGPPFLVVATQNPHEFEGTYPLPESQLDRFMLRVKVGYPDREAERAILTQHRAGEPVEALEPVLQPADVIALQTHVRTVRVDPSIAEYILDLIGGTRTHPELALGASTRAALAMYRAVQAFAVTAGRDFAVPDDVKALAEPVLAHRLVTRSWAAGGHPDAGPVVREILAKLKVPA